A region of the Nocardia nova SH22a genome:
ATCGTCGTGCGAGATCACCACGGCGTTCGTATTGCGGACGATGACGGTATCGACTCGGCTGGACAACCACACCGCGGTGGCGTCGGCGGCAGGGTGCCTGTCGACGATGGCGAAGCCGAGCATTGCTCTCCGTTCGGTCGGCCGATCCCCGGTCCCATCCGTGATCGCACACGGTTATGACGTTGTCGGCCACAAGCTTTCGTTCAGTCGGCCGAATACAGTCAACCACGAATTCCGAATTCGTCCGTCGGCTGTTCAGCCGACAAACTTTCGCCCGAAACCGTGCGCATCGCCACCTGCCCGCCCGTCACCGCTCAGCCTGGGTCGCGCCAGCCGGATTCGGCCGGGCTGTCCAGGGCCGACCGACGATGAACTCGAGGAGTTCGGCTGCCCGGCCATGCATTTCGATCCGGGCGACCACGAGATCTACCTCGAACCCGGCGAACCCGCGCTCGCGGCGATGCTCACCCCGCTGGTGCGCTGGCCACGGACATCCCACGGCGCGAGGGGTACTCGTCCTCGTAGGACGCAGCGCCCGGCGGCGGATCGGACACTCGCTGCGGATGTCAACGCGGCCGGTCGGCGCGGAGGGCGGCCGCCGCGGCGGCACGGGACCGGACGCCGAGCTTGGTGCGGGCATTGGCAACGTGCCGATGGATCGTATGCGGACTCAGCGTGAGCCGCTCACCGATCTGCGCATCGGTCAGTCCCTCCGCGACCAGCCGCAGAATCTCCCGCTCGCGATCGGTCAGCGCGTGCGGACCGGGTGGAACGAGCCGTGAGCGCACCGGATGCCCCAGACCGCGCAGGATCTCGTCGGCCACCGCGGTCGCATCCCCACGCCACGGGAAATGATCCTCGCCGCGTAATTCGACGAAGGTCGCCCGAGGCACCCGCCGCGCCACGTCGGCACCGAGTGCGAAGGGGACCGCGCGATCGTCGCGTCGGTGCAGGACCGTCGTCGGAACGGTAATGGCCGCAAGGTATTCCGTCGCGTCCAGCGCGTAGGCGGCCGACAGGGAGCGCGCCGCCTGCTCCGCGGTCGCGGACAGGCGCTGAAACCTGGCGAACCACTCCCGTTCGGCATTGTCCGCGCCGGGAACGAAGATGTCGGCGAGCAACCGTGAGCCCAGCCCCCAGTGCGCGGAGATGGTGTGCGCCAATGCTTCTCGCGCGCTGACCGGCGCGATGTCCGAGCCCCGGGCGAAGGCGCCGTAGAGCACGAGCCGATGCACCCGCCGGGGCATCCGCGCCGCGATCCCCGCCGCGACCGCCCCGCCCGACGACGCACCGAGCAGGGCGATGCGCTGCAATCCCAGCGCGTCGATGAGTTCCGCGGCCACGGCGATCTCACCGTCCAGATCGAGCGGATCCCCGGCGGGCCCGGACATGCCGCGACCCGGCTGGTCGTATCGCACGACGGTGAACCGATCGGCCAGCCGCCCCACGAACGCCCGGAACAGCGGATCCTCCCAGTTCAGGGTCAGATGGCTGCACCACCAGCCGCCGATCAACAGCGCGGGGCCCCGCCCGGCCACCGCGCAGGCGACATCGCCTCCGGTGGTCGTGACATGGCGAACAACCTGGTCCTCGATGTGCCCATGATGCTCCCTCACGCGCCGTATCGCCAGATTCTCGCGATGCGACACCGAGGCCGTCGAGAATGGCCCGAACGGGCCATGACCCGGACCTTTCCGCGGGCCAGACTGATCCGTATGACCACCGCAACCTTCGGCCAGCGCCAATTCGCCCGCTGGTACCCCGGCTTCATGGCCCGCGTCGACCGCGCCGGTCAAGCCGACGTACGCCGCACCCAACTCGCCCACGCCCACGGGCGCACCCTCGAAATCGGAGTCGGCAACGGCCTGTCCCTGCCCAATTACCCCGACGACCTGGAAGAACTCGTACTCCTCGAACCGAACCCCGCCCTGCGCGACCAGCTCGCGACCCGGGACGACGCACCCGACATCCCCGTCACCATCGTCGACGGCGACGCTCACGACCTCGACTTCCCCGACGCCGATTTCGACACCGCCACCGCGTCCCTGGTCTTCTGCTCACTCCGCGACCCGGCCCGAGCGCTCGGCGAACTCCACCGCGTCCTGCGCCCCGGCGGCCGCTTCCTGTTCCACGAACACGTGCGCGGCACCGGCCTGCGCGGCACGATCCAGGACCTGGCGACCCCGCTGCAACGCCGCCTCGCCGACGGCTGCCACGCCAACCGCGACTTCGAATCCTTGCTGGAGGCAAGCGATTTCGAAGTCACCGAGATCGAGCACACCCGCATGCCGACAATGATGCCGACGATCGTGCCGTTGGTCGTGGGGACCGCCCGGCGACGTTGACTCCCGCACTTCCGGGCGCCGGGACTACTTGCGATGCCGCCCGCCGGGCCCGGCCG
Encoded here:
- a CDS encoding alpha/beta fold hydrolase, with the protein product MREHHGHIEDQVVRHVTTTGGDVACAVAGRGPALLIGGWWCSHLTLNWEDPLFRAFVGRLADRFTVVRYDQPGRGMSGPAGDPLDLDGEIAVAAELIDALGLQRIALLGASSGGAVAAGIAARMPRRVHRLVLYGAFARGSDIAPVSAREALAHTISAHWGLGSRLLADIFVPGADNAEREWFARFQRLSATAEQAARSLSAAYALDATEYLAAITVPTTVLHRRDDRAVPFALGADVARRVPRATFVELRGEDHFPWRGDATAVADEILRGLGHPVRSRLVPPGPHALTDREREILRLVAEGLTDAQIGERLTLSPHTIHRHVANARTKLGVRSRAAAAAALRADRPR
- a CDS encoding class I SAM-dependent methyltransferase: MTTATFGQRQFARWYPGFMARVDRAGQADVRRTQLAHAHGRTLEIGVGNGLSLPNYPDDLEELVLLEPNPALRDQLATRDDAPDIPVTIVDGDAHDLDFPDADFDTATASLVFCSLRDPARALGELHRVLRPGGRFLFHEHVRGTGLRGTIQDLATPLQRRLADGCHANRDFESLLEASDFEVTEIEHTRMPTMMPTIVPLVVGTARRR